In Mastomys coucha isolate ucsf_1 unplaced genomic scaffold, UCSF_Mcou_1 pScaffold20, whole genome shotgun sequence, one DNA window encodes the following:
- the LOC116098145 gene encoding putative vomeronasal receptor-like protein 4, protein MFIFKNVLYFQAGIGVLANMFLLFFYTFIILVHRPKPTDLISCQLTFVHIMMILTGGDIWLTDIFEILNIENDFKCKAIFYISRVMRGLSICTTCLLSVVQAVTISPSTSLLAKFKQRLKMYTIYAFFCIWPFNLFYSSNQIFYVGGFTNISESNQMKVTKSCSLFPKNYIIRGLILMVSISRDVFLVGLMLTTSTYMVIFLFRHQKQCSHLHSIRHLRTSPEKRATQTILLLVVFFVVMYWVDFIISSTSALLWIYDPVVLTIQMFVMYAYPTITPLVQMTSDNRIIILLENMHSKYHKKFF, encoded by the coding sequence ATGTTCATATTCAAGAATGTTCTTTATTTCCAAGCTGGAATTGGAGTCCTAGCCaatatgtttcttcttttcttctatactttCATAATCCTAGTTCACAGACCTAAACCCACAGACTTGATCTCCTGTCAACTGACCTTTGTTCACATAATGATGATCCTCACTGGAGGGGATATTTGGCTTACAGACATATTTGAGATATTGAACATTGAAAATGACTTCAAATGTAAGGCAATATTTTACATAAGCAGGGTGATGAGAGGTCTCTCTATCTGcaccacctgcctcctgagtgtggtcCAGGCTGTCACTATTAGTCCCAGTACCTCATTGTTGGCCAAATTTAAACAGAGACTGAAAATGTACACAATCTATGCTTTCTTCTGTATTTGGCCTTTCAATTTGTTCTACAGTAGTAACCAGATTTTCTATGTTGGTGGTTTTACCAACATAAGTGAATCCAACCAGATGAAGGTCACTAAATCCTGTTCACTCTTCCCCAAGAACTACATCATTAGAGGACTGATTTTAATGGTGTCAATTTccagagatgtgtttcttgtaggaCTCATGCTGACTACAAGCACGTACATGGTGATTTTCTTGTTCAGACATCAGAAACAATGCAGTCATCTTCATAGCATCAGACACCTGAGAACATCCCCTGAGAAAAGGGCCACCCAGACCATCTTGCTGCTCGTGGTTTTCTTTGTGGTCATGTACTGGGTGGACTTCATCATCTCATCCACCTCAGCCTTGTTATGGATTTATGACCCAGTCGTCCTTACTATTCAGATGTTTGTGATGTATGCCTATCCCACAATTACCCCTTTGGTACAAATGACTTCTGATAACAGAAtaataattttgttggaaaacATGCATTCAAAGTACCACAAgaagtttttttaa